From one Humulus lupulus chromosome 8, drHumLupu1.1, whole genome shotgun sequence genomic stretch:
- the LOC133794826 gene encoding mavicyanin-like, which yields MGEVQKMVVLGVVIVAMTMSLGGKWAEAQVHHVVGGDRGWDASHDIASWASGKTFRVGDQIWFAYSAVHGNVAELRSKEEYEACDLSNPIKMYTDGLDTISLEAEGLRYFVSSNSEHCKNGLKLHVEVLPHQIPGPGILQVTASEEHQTALADGPTTPSASAQPTASLLLLFASGLLCLFLTNH from the exons ATGGGAGAAGTGCAGAAAATGGTGGTTTTGGGGGTGGTTATCGTAGCGATGACGATGAGCCTCggaggaaaatgggctgaagcGCAAGTGCACCACGTGGTTGGTGGAGACCGTGGCTGGGACGCATCTCACGACATCGCTTCTTGGGCTTCCGGCAAAACTTTTAGGGTTGGAGATCAAATCT GGTTCGCCTACTCCGCAGTACACGGTAATGTAGCTGAGCTGCGAAGCAAGGAAGAATACGAGGCATGTGATTTGAGTAACCCTATCAAAATGTACACGGACGGTCTGGATACCATCTCCCTGGAAGCTGAAGGATTACGCTACTTTGTCAGTAGCAACTCTGAGCACTGCAAGAACGGTCTCAAATTACACGTGGAGGTTCTTCCGCACCAAATCCCTGGCCCTGGAATTCTTCAAGTCACTGCGTCAGAGGAGCATCAAACCGCTTTAGCTGATGGGCCCACAACTCCATCTGCTTCGGCCCAACCAACTGCAAGCCTCCTTCTCCTATTCGCGTCTGGATtactctgcctcttcctcaccaACCACTAG